In Amycolatopsis jiangsuensis, the following proteins share a genomic window:
- a CDS encoding ferredoxin reductase has translation MATLIPRRMRGLASLAEALLTPHGADRYLELVDPMLVRRELRGRVVAVRRQTPDSVTFRVRPSRAWRGFRAGQYVRLQVEIDGVRRTRCYSPCEAEHSGELEFTVKADPSGLVSRHLQETTGVGTVVGLSPADGEFTLPSPRPSRIVLISGGSGITPVLAMARTLVAERHPGEIVFLQYSNSGSDALYREELAALAAEHPGLRVIHAYTHARTGGDLHGLFSEAHLERAAPWFREAQTFVCGPPPLMSAVSDLYGREGLSEHLHTEEFTAAPLTFDTTAAEGRVRFARSGRECDNTGKPLLEQAEDVGLTPEHGCRMGICFSCTQLKTAGRVRNARTGEVTGEENEEIQLCISVPVGDVEIDA, from the coding sequence ATGGCCACCCTGATCCCGCGCCGGATGCGCGGGCTCGCCTCGCTCGCCGAGGCCCTGCTCACCCCGCACGGCGCGGACCGCTACCTGGAGCTGGTCGATCCGATGCTGGTGCGGCGGGAGCTCCGCGGCCGGGTCGTCGCGGTCCGGCGGCAGACCCCGGACAGCGTCACCTTCCGCGTGCGGCCGAGCCGGGCGTGGCGGGGTTTCCGGGCCGGCCAGTACGTGCGGCTGCAGGTCGAGATCGACGGCGTGCGGCGGACCCGGTGCTACTCCCCCTGCGAGGCGGAGCACAGCGGCGAGCTGGAGTTCACCGTCAAGGCCGATCCGTCCGGACTGGTGTCGCGGCACCTGCAGGAGACCACCGGCGTCGGCACCGTGGTCGGGCTCTCGCCCGCGGACGGGGAGTTCACCCTGCCCTCGCCGCGACCGTCGCGGATCGTGCTGATCAGCGGCGGCAGCGGCATCACACCGGTGCTCGCGATGGCCCGCACGCTGGTGGCCGAACGGCATCCGGGCGAGATCGTGTTCCTGCAGTACTCGAACTCCGGCTCGGACGCGCTCTACCGCGAGGAACTGGCTGCGCTCGCGGCCGAGCACCCGGGCCTGCGGGTGATACACGCCTACACACACGCCCGCACCGGCGGGGATCTGCACGGCCTGTTCTCGGAGGCGCATCTGGAGCGGGCCGCGCCGTGGTTCCGCGAAGCCCAGACCTTCGTCTGCGGTCCGCCTCCGCTGATGTCCGCGGTGTCGGACCTGTACGGACGCGAGGGTTTGAGTGAACACTTGCACACCGAAGAGTTCACGGCCGCGCCGTTGACCTTCGACACCACGGCCGCCGAAGGCCGGGTGCGGTTCGCCCGCAGCGGCCGTGAATGCGACAACACCGGCAAGCCGCTGCTGGAGCAGGCCGAGGACGTGGGCCTGACGCCCGAGCACGGTTGCCGGATGGGCATCTGCTTCTCCTGCACGCAGCTCAAGACCGCCGGCCGGGTCCGCAACGCCCGCACCGGCGAGGTCACCGGCGAGGAGAACGAGGAAATCCAGCTCTGCATCAGCGTCCCCGTCGGGGACGTCGAAATCGACGCCTGA
- a CDS encoding fatty acid desaturase family protein, producing the protein MTGTQRLTPEQVEDFGRDLDALRQRIVDNLGEEDVTYLRNLIKTQRALEVTGRGLLFAGFLPPAWLAGVATLSLAKILDNMEIGHNVMHGQYDWTHIPELGSQRFEWDNVAPAENWRHSHNYIHHTFTNVLGKDRDIGYGILRMDPAQKWHPYYLGNPLYATLLAILFEWGVMLHDLEVERVVQGERSWAENVPVLKKIVRKAAQQIGKDYVLFPLLTGPLAPLTLLGNASANLVRNLWAFAIIFCGHFPADVESFTEEEAENETRGQWYLRQILGSANISGSPLFHVLSGNLSHQIEHHLFPDLPARRYPQIAGEVREICERYGLPYHTGPLRKQLWSVAKKIVRLALPGQGPAPDATVDPDRQLRAA; encoded by the coding sequence ATGACCGGTACGCAACGGCTGACCCCCGAGCAGGTCGAGGACTTCGGCCGCGACCTCGACGCACTGCGCCAGCGCATCGTCGACAACCTCGGCGAGGAGGACGTGACCTACCTCCGCAACCTGATCAAGACCCAGCGCGCGCTGGAGGTGACCGGGCGCGGCCTGCTGTTCGCCGGGTTCCTGCCGCCGGCGTGGCTGGCCGGGGTGGCAACGCTGTCGCTGGCGAAGATCCTGGACAACATGGAGATCGGCCACAACGTGATGCACGGCCAGTACGACTGGACCCACATCCCCGAGCTGGGCTCGCAGCGGTTCGAGTGGGACAACGTGGCCCCTGCGGAGAATTGGCGGCATTCGCACAACTACATCCACCACACGTTCACCAACGTGCTCGGCAAGGACCGCGACATCGGCTACGGGATCCTGCGGATGGACCCGGCGCAGAAGTGGCATCCGTACTACCTGGGCAACCCGCTGTACGCGACGCTGCTGGCAATCCTGTTCGAATGGGGCGTGATGCTGCACGACCTCGAGGTCGAACGGGTCGTGCAGGGGGAACGTTCTTGGGCCGAGAACGTGCCGGTGCTGAAGAAGATCGTGCGCAAGGCCGCGCAGCAGATCGGCAAGGACTACGTCCTCTTCCCGCTGCTGACCGGCCCGCTGGCACCGCTGACGCTGCTCGGCAACGCGAGCGCGAACCTGGTGCGCAACCTGTGGGCGTTCGCGATCATCTTCTGCGGGCACTTCCCGGCCGACGTGGAGAGCTTCACCGAGGAGGAGGCCGAGAACGAGACGCGCGGGCAGTGGTACCTGCGCCAGATCCTCGGCTCGGCGAACATCAGCGGCAGCCCGCTGTTCCACGTGCTTTCCGGGAACCTGTCGCACCAGATCGAGCACCACCTGTTCCCGGACCTGCCGGCGCGCCGCTACCCGCAGATCGCCGGCGAGGTGCGGGAGATCTGCGAACGCTACGGCCTGCCGTATCACACCGGGCCGCTGCGCAAGCAGCTCTGGTCGGTGGCGAAGAAGATCGTCCGGCTGGCCTTGCCCGGGCAGGGTCCGGCGCCGGACGCTACCGTGGACCCCGACCGGCAACTCCGAGCAGCCTGA
- a CDS encoding sensor histidine kinase, which yields MSGAGVPRLLWPSSWREGVAEVGWLVVAGVLTPVAVVLVLAGLVLGVALTPVLAGTIVLAGVLGGARLLGGAHRRLADALLRQRLPRPPARQVRPGLWRWLVAWLTDPHSWRAVAYLLLRLPFGLCGLLLTTLLGIFGGAAASYPVTWLFTQQQELPVFGIHSQTWAGTLLWAVAGIAALVVWPAFTHAVVSVDRLLVRLLLADPGLRERVRILEETRATALEDAAGQLRRIERDLHDGAQAQLVAMAMKLGLAKEELATDEIDLPQVRALVSDAHGNAKRALVELRDLARGIHPPALDDGLGVALSTLATSGGLAATVSVELTRRPSPSLETVVYFAAAELMTNAAKHAGAPCAVRVSDDKGGLRLTVTDEGTGGAAVVPGGGLAGIAERLRPVDGELSVHSPPGGPTVVTAEVPVAR from the coding sequence ATGAGCGGCGCGGGCGTTCCCCGCCTGCTGTGGCCCTCGTCGTGGCGGGAAGGGGTTGCCGAGGTCGGGTGGCTGGTGGTGGCGGGGGTGCTGACTCCGGTGGCGGTCGTGCTCGTGCTGGCCGGGCTGGTGCTCGGGGTGGCGTTGACGCCGGTGCTCGCCGGAACGATCGTGCTCGCCGGGGTGCTCGGCGGGGCGCGGCTGCTCGGGGGTGCGCATCGGCGGCTGGCCGACGCCCTGCTGCGGCAGCGGCTGCCCCGGCCGCCGGCGCGCCAGGTGCGGCCGGGGCTGTGGCGCTGGCTCGTCGCGTGGCTCACCGATCCGCACTCCTGGCGTGCGGTGGCCTACCTCCTGCTCCGGCTGCCATTCGGGCTGTGCGGCCTGCTCCTCACCACGCTGCTGGGCATCTTCGGCGGCGCTGCCGCCAGCTACCCGGTCACCTGGCTTTTCACGCAGCAGCAGGAACTCCCGGTCTTCGGGATCCACAGCCAGACGTGGGCGGGCACCCTGCTGTGGGCGGTGGCCGGGATCGCCGCGCTGGTCGTCTGGCCCGCGTTCACGCACGCCGTCGTCTCGGTGGATCGGCTGCTCGTGCGGCTGCTGCTCGCCGACCCCGGGCTGCGCGAGCGAGTGCGGATCCTGGAGGAGACCCGGGCGACCGCGCTGGAGGACGCCGCCGGACAACTGCGTCGCATCGAACGCGACCTGCACGACGGCGCCCAGGCACAACTCGTCGCGATGGCCATGAAACTCGGCCTGGCGAAAGAAGAACTGGCCACCGACGAGATCGATCTCCCCCAGGTTCGCGCCCTCGTCTCGGACGCGCACGGCAACGCCAAACGAGCGCTGGTCGAACTGCGCGACCTCGCCCGCGGCATCCACCCGCCGGCGCTGGACGACGGACTCGGTGTCGCACTGTCCACTTTGGCCACGTCTGGTGGGCTCGCGGCGACGGTTTCGGTGGAGCTGACACGCCGGCCGTCACCGTCGCTGGAGACGGTCGTCTACTTCGCCGCCGCGGAACTGATGACCAACGCCGCGAAACACGCGGGCGCGCCGTGCGCGGTAAGGGTTTCCGACGACAAGGGCGGGCTACGGCTGACCGTGACCGACGAGGGCACCGGCGGAGCCGCAGTCGTGCCCGGTGGCGGGCTCGCCGGTATCGCGGAACGGTTGCGTCCGGTCGACGGCGAGCTCAGCGTGCACAGCCCGCCCGGCGGGCCGACCGTGGTCACCGCCGAGGTACCCGTCGCCCGCTAG
- a CDS encoding response regulator transcription factor has protein sequence MRIVVAEDSAILRQGLAELLGLRGHEVVAAVKNADDLRVAVREHAPDVSIVDIRMPPTHTDEGLRAAIELRAERPGCAILMFSQYVETTYAKELLAGEAGAVGYLLKDRVAEVSDFLTALERVAAGETVLDPEVVRQLFATTGRSGPLAELTPREREVLGMMAQGRSNSAIAAEAHLSAGSVEKYVTSIFGKLGLPPSEGHNRRVLAVLRYLDS, from the coding sequence GTGCGGATCGTGGTTGCCGAGGATTCGGCCATTCTGCGCCAGGGCCTCGCCGAGCTGCTGGGGTTGCGTGGCCACGAAGTGGTCGCCGCCGTGAAGAACGCCGACGATCTCCGTGTGGCAGTACGCGAGCATGCGCCCGACGTGTCCATTGTGGATATACGCATGCCGCCGACACACACCGACGAGGGCCTGCGCGCGGCCATCGAGCTGCGCGCCGAACGTCCCGGGTGCGCGATCCTGATGTTCTCCCAGTACGTCGAGACCACCTACGCCAAGGAGCTGCTGGCCGGCGAGGCGGGCGCGGTCGGATATCTGCTCAAGGACCGCGTCGCCGAGGTGTCGGACTTCCTCACCGCGCTCGAGCGGGTCGCGGCCGGCGAGACGGTGCTCGACCCGGAGGTGGTGCGCCAGCTGTTCGCCACCACCGGCCGTTCCGGCCCGCTCGCCGAGCTGACCCCGCGGGAACGCGAGGTGCTGGGCATGATGGCGCAGGGCCGCTCGAACTCCGCGATCGCGGCCGAGGCCCACCTGTCCGCCGGATCGGTGGAGAAGTACGTCACGAGCATCTTCGGCAAGCTCGGCCTGCCGCCGTCGGAGGGGCACAACCGGCGGGTGCTCGCCGTGCTCCGCTACCTCGATTCGTGA
- a CDS encoding YjbQ family protein — translation MYSTEIEVRTGGEAVVHDLTREAEAFLRDADATDGLLHVWVPHATAGLAVLETGAGSDDDLLAALDDLLPRDDRWRHQHGSSGHGRDHVLPALVPPYASIPVLGGVLVLGTWQSVCLVDTNVDNPVRKVRFSFLAG, via the coding sequence ATGTACTCCACCGAGATCGAGGTGCGCACCGGCGGCGAAGCCGTGGTGCACGACCTGACGCGCGAAGCCGAAGCGTTCCTGCGTGACGCCGACGCCACCGACGGCCTCCTGCACGTGTGGGTGCCGCACGCGACGGCCGGGCTCGCCGTGCTGGAGACCGGCGCCGGCAGCGACGACGATCTGCTCGCCGCCCTCGACGACCTGCTCCCCCGCGACGACCGCTGGCGCCACCAGCACGGCAGCTCCGGCCACGGCCGCGACCACGTGCTGCCCGCGCTCGTCCCGCCGTACGCGAGCATCCCGGTGCTCGGCGGTGTGCTGGTGCTGGGCACCTGGCAGTCGGTCTGCCTGGTGGACACCAACGTGGACAATCCGGTGCGCAAGGTCCGGTTCAGCTTTCTCGCCGGGTGA
- a CDS encoding HAD family hydrolase, with protein sequence MTTRAHRLVLWDIDHTLVDYTGLGSLWYADALATATGVRMHTQPDYGGRTERAISTDILTLHGIEADDEVIRRLWRELVAVAGRAEATLPEQGRALEGAAAALAEFAGRDGVVQTLVTGNLPEISRYKLAAFGLDTHLDLEIGGYGSLSAHRRDLVPHAVSAAAEKHGAVFAPEAVVIIGDTPNDVRAALDHGAVAVAVATGRYSAAELADAGAHTVLPDLADLDAVRTAVLG encoded by the coding sequence GTGACGACGCGCGCGCACCGGCTGGTGCTCTGGGACATCGACCACACGCTCGTGGACTACACCGGCCTCGGCAGCCTCTGGTACGCCGACGCGCTGGCCACCGCGACCGGGGTGCGGATGCACACCCAGCCGGACTACGGCGGCCGCACCGAACGGGCGATCAGCACGGACATCCTGACCCTGCACGGGATCGAAGCCGACGACGAGGTGATCCGGCGACTCTGGCGGGAACTGGTCGCGGTCGCCGGCCGCGCCGAGGCCACGCTGCCCGAACAGGGCCGGGCGCTGGAGGGCGCCGCCGCCGCGCTCGCCGAATTCGCCGGGCGGGACGGGGTCGTGCAGACCCTGGTCACCGGGAACCTGCCGGAGATCTCGCGGTACAAGCTCGCCGCGTTCGGCCTGGACACCCACCTCGACCTGGAGATCGGCGGCTACGGTTCGCTGTCGGCGCACCGTCGGGATCTGGTCCCGCACGCGGTTTCCGCCGCCGCGGAGAAGCACGGTGCGGTCTTCGCCCCGGAGGCGGTCGTCATCATCGGGGACACACCGAACGACGTGCGGGCCGCGCTGGACCACGGTGCGGTCGCGGTCGCCGTGGCCACCGGCCGGTACAGCGCTGCCGAGCTGGCCGATGCCGGGGCCCACACCGTGCTGCCCGACCTCGCCGACCTGGACGCGGTGCGCACGGCCGTACTCGGCTGA
- a CDS encoding bifunctional lysylphosphatidylglycerol flippase/synthetase MprF encodes MTTATPAAGTADGAGTGGRGRAATAALGRFAVLWHRLPFTTIVVLAILAVGFASGALWHAAEHQGAFGYYAYGLPSMEHGRWWTLATGPFFALRPLFYLPMAGTFALLAGLAEWQLGTRRAIAVTVGGQVVSTIAALQFLELCRHSGWAWADRIATTLDVGFSGGALVAIAVASATLRHPWRLRLRAALCVYAGVAIVFVGTLADLVHFFALVVALPLGHRLAGPGRAQDGRKLSQREWRFLACAGLVLLTVAEVLMWLLPDTGPFGSADEVSLSGIEILVLCLLVVPMLNGLRRGSRFAWRCTIALSAFAVSQALVVGGVVAVGRILHADFDGHGLALFFVDNLLWTVELVLLFAARRAFRVPSRRRCRKLFRPGPDPAFARLLLGRNGGSTISWMTTWPQNAYFVASDGASYLAYQRHAGAAVALGDPVAPDGSGERTLREFAAMCEDTGLVPCVFSATSATVAVTRELGWQHVQVAEDTLVDLENLQFRGKAWQDVRTALNRAKKDGIEFRLVRLAEEPRSIRSQVRELSKEWLGDKGLPEMGFTLGGVDEAMDPATRVGLAVDGEGVVHGVTSWLPVHTGEGAVGGWTLDVMRRRGDGFRPVMEFLIASACLAFRREGAKFVSLSGAPLVRSRECAPGRAVDRMLDKVGALMEPYYGFRSLHAFKAKFQPRHEPMYLAFRDAADLPRIGVALSRAYLPNAGLKDFAKLALRRQRVVGGGVVVDRSAAGTPR; translated from the coding sequence ATGACGACCGCAACGCCGGCGGCGGGGACCGCCGACGGTGCCGGTACTGGGGGACGCGGGCGGGCGGCCACAGCGGCGCTCGGGCGGTTCGCCGTGCTGTGGCACCGGCTACCGTTCACCACCATTGTCGTGCTCGCGATCCTGGCCGTGGGGTTCGCGAGCGGCGCGCTGTGGCACGCCGCCGAGCACCAAGGCGCGTTCGGCTACTACGCCTACGGACTGCCGTCGATGGAGCACGGACGCTGGTGGACGCTGGCGACCGGGCCGTTCTTCGCGCTGCGGCCGCTGTTCTACCTGCCGATGGCGGGCACGTTCGCCCTGCTCGCCGGGCTCGCCGAATGGCAGCTCGGGACCCGGCGGGCGATCGCGGTGACCGTCGGCGGCCAGGTGGTTTCCACGATCGCCGCCCTGCAGTTCCTCGAACTGTGCCGGCATTCCGGCTGGGCATGGGCGGACCGGATCGCGACCACCCTCGACGTCGGCTTCTCCGGCGGCGCGCTCGTGGCGATCGCGGTGGCGAGCGCGACTCTGCGCCATCCGTGGCGGCTGCGGCTGCGAGCCGCGCTGTGCGTGTACGCCGGGGTGGCCATCGTGTTCGTCGGCACGCTCGCCGATCTCGTGCACTTCTTCGCGCTCGTGGTCGCTTTGCCGCTCGGGCACCGGCTGGCCGGTCCGGGCCGCGCGCAGGACGGCCGCAAGCTGAGCCAGCGTGAATGGCGTTTCCTGGCCTGTGCCGGGCTGGTGCTGCTCACCGTCGCCGAGGTGCTGATGTGGCTGCTGCCCGACACCGGCCCGTTCGGTTCCGCCGACGAGGTGTCGCTGTCCGGGATCGAGATTCTGGTGCTGTGCCTGCTCGTGGTGCCGATGCTGAACGGGTTGCGCCGTGGTTCGCGGTTCGCCTGGCGGTGCACGATTGCGCTGAGCGCCTTCGCGGTGTCGCAGGCGCTCGTGGTCGGCGGCGTGGTGGCGGTCGGGCGGATCCTCCACGCGGACTTCGACGGGCACGGGCTTGCCCTGTTCTTCGTGGACAATCTCTTGTGGACAGTGGAGCTGGTGCTGCTGTTCGCCGCGCGCCGAGCCTTCCGGGTACCGTCGCGACGACGCTGCCGCAAGCTGTTCCGGCCGGGCCCGGATCCGGCGTTCGCGCGGCTTCTGCTGGGGCGCAACGGGGGCAGCACCATCTCGTGGATGACGACCTGGCCGCAGAACGCCTACTTCGTCGCCTCCGACGGTGCGTCGTACCTGGCTTACCAGCGCCACGCCGGCGCCGCGGTGGCACTCGGCGACCCGGTGGCCCCGGACGGCTCCGGGGAACGCACGCTGCGGGAGTTCGCGGCGATGTGCGAGGACACCGGGCTGGTGCCGTGCGTGTTCTCCGCGACGTCCGCGACGGTCGCGGTGACCCGTGAGCTGGGCTGGCAGCACGTGCAGGTCGCCGAAGACACCTTGGTGGACCTGGAAAACCTGCAGTTCCGCGGCAAGGCGTGGCAGGACGTGCGCACGGCGCTGAACCGCGCGAAGAAGGACGGCATCGAGTTCCGCCTGGTGCGCCTCGCCGAGGAGCCGCGGTCGATCCGGAGCCAGGTGCGCGAGCTGTCGAAGGAATGGCTCGGCGACAAGGGCCTGCCGGAGATGGGCTTCACCCTCGGTGGGGTGGACGAGGCGATGGACCCGGCGACCAGGGTGGGGCTGGCGGTGGACGGCGAGGGCGTCGTGCACGGGGTGACGTCGTGGCTGCCGGTGCACACCGGTGAGGGCGCCGTCGGCGGGTGGACGCTCGACGTGATGCGCAGGCGGGGCGACGGATTCCGTCCGGTGATGGAGTTCCTGATCGCCTCGGCGTGCCTGGCTTTCCGCAGGGAGGGCGCGAAGTTCGTGTCGCTGTCCGGTGCTCCGCTGGTGCGCAGCCGCGAATGCGCGCCGGGCCGCGCGGTCGACCGGATGCTCGACAAGGTCGGCGCGCTGATGGAGCCGTACTACGGATTCCGCTCCCTGCACGCGTTCAAGGCGAAGTTCCAGCCGCGGCACGAACCGATGTACCTCGCTTTCCGCGACGCGGCGGATCTGCCGCGGATTGGCGTCGCGCTGAGTCGCGCGTACCTGCCGAACGCCGGGCTGAAGGACTTCGCGAAGCTGGCCCTGCGCCGTCAGCGCGTGGTGGGCGGCGGGGTCGTGGTGGACCGGTCGGCGGCGGGCACCCCTCGGTAG
- a CDS encoding proline--tRNA ligase: MITRMSSLFLRTLREDPADAEVPSHRLLVRAGYVRRVAPGGYSWLPLGLRVLRRIEQVVREEMSAIGGQEIQFPALLPREPYEATGRWTEYGDTLFRLKDRKGADYLLGPTHEELFALTVKGEYTSYKDFPVTLYQIQTKYRDEARPRAGILRGREFVMKDSYSFDLDDEGLERSYQAHRGAYIKLFDRLGLEYVIVAATSGAMGGSASEEFLAVAETGEDTYVRSTGSGFAANVEAVVTPAPPARPLDGLPAAQVHDTPDTPTIETLVAFFNAAGLGREFTAADTLKNVMVKTRRPGAKEWELLGVGVPGDREVDFKRLEASLEPAEVELIEEADFARNPFLVKGYIGPKALQENGVRYLVDPRVVEGTAWVTGADQPGRHVLDLVVGRDFTPDGTVEAAEVREGDASPDGHGTLVAARGIEIGHIFQLGRKYTDTFEVDALGPDSKPVRITMGSYGVGVSRLVGVLAEQNHDASGLVWPREVSPFDVHVVIAGKDEAVRAGAEKLTAELDEAGLEVLLDDRKSTPGVKFADAELVGVPTILVVGRGLANGVVEVKDRRTGDREEIALDEVVGHLVKLVRA; the protein is encoded by the coding sequence GTGATCACCAGGATGTCGTCGTTGTTCCTCCGCACGTTGCGTGAGGATCCGGCGGACGCCGAGGTACCCAGCCACCGGCTGCTGGTCCGCGCCGGCTACGTCCGCCGGGTCGCGCCGGGTGGTTACTCGTGGCTGCCGCTCGGGCTGCGGGTGCTGCGGCGCATCGAGCAGGTGGTGCGCGAGGAAATGAGCGCGATCGGCGGCCAGGAGATCCAGTTCCCCGCGCTGCTGCCGCGGGAACCCTACGAGGCCACGGGCCGCTGGACCGAATACGGCGACACCCTCTTCCGGCTCAAGGACCGCAAGGGGGCGGACTACCTGCTCGGCCCCACGCACGAGGAGCTGTTCGCGCTCACGGTGAAGGGCGAGTACACCTCGTACAAGGACTTCCCGGTCACGCTGTACCAGATCCAGACCAAGTACCGCGACGAGGCGCGCCCCCGCGCGGGCATCCTGCGCGGGCGCGAGTTCGTGATGAAGGATTCCTACTCCTTCGACCTCGACGACGAGGGTCTCGAGCGGTCCTACCAGGCGCACCGCGGCGCCTACATCAAGCTCTTCGACCGGCTCGGGCTGGAGTACGTGATCGTGGCCGCCACGTCGGGCGCGATGGGTGGCTCGGCGTCGGAGGAGTTCCTGGCGGTCGCCGAGACCGGGGAAGACACGTACGTGCGCAGCACCGGATCGGGTTTCGCGGCCAACGTCGAGGCCGTGGTCACGCCCGCGCCGCCCGCTCGCCCGCTCGACGGGCTGCCCGCGGCGCAGGTGCACGACACCCCGGACACGCCGACCATCGAAACGCTGGTCGCGTTCTTCAACGCCGCGGGGCTCGGCCGCGAGTTCACCGCCGCGGACACGCTCAAGAACGTCATGGTCAAGACCCGCCGGCCCGGTGCGAAGGAGTGGGAGCTGCTCGGCGTCGGCGTGCCGGGCGACCGCGAGGTGGACTTCAAGCGGCTCGAGGCGTCGCTGGAGCCGGCCGAGGTGGAGCTGATCGAAGAGGCCGACTTCGCGAGGAACCCGTTCCTCGTCAAGGGGTACATCGGGCCGAAAGCGTTGCAGGAGAACGGGGTTCGCTATCTCGTCGACCCGCGCGTCGTCGAGGGCACGGCCTGGGTGACCGGCGCCGACCAGCCCGGCCGGCACGTACTGGACCTCGTCGTGGGCCGCGATTTCACCCCGGACGGCACCGTCGAGGCGGCCGAGGTGCGCGAGGGTGACGCTTCGCCGGACGGCCACGGCACGCTGGTCGCCGCGCGCGGGATCGAGATCGGCCACATCTTCCAGCTCGGCCGCAAGTACACCGACACCTTCGAGGTGGACGCGCTCGGCCCGGACTCCAAGCCGGTCCGGATCACCATGGGGTCCTACGGCGTCGGCGTGTCCCGGCTGGTCGGCGTGCTCGCCGAGCAGAACCACGACGCGTCCGGCCTGGTCTGGCCGCGTGAGGTGTCCCCGTTCGACGTGCACGTGGTCATCGCGGGCAAGGACGAGGCGGTGCGCGCGGGCGCGGAAAAGCTCACCGCCGAACTCGACGAGGCCGGGCTCGAGGTGCTGCTCGACGACCGCAAGTCCACGCCCGGTGTCAAGTTCGCGGACGCGGAACTGGTCGGGGTCCCCACGATCCTCGTGGTCGGCCGCGGCCTGGCGAACGGCGTGGTCGAGGTGAAGGACCGCCGCACCGGGGACCGCGAGGAGATCGCCCTCGACGAGGTGGTCGGCCACCTCGTGAAGCTGGTCCGCGCCTGA
- a CDS encoding VOC family protein encodes MALELGMITVDCADPRGLAAFWTAALGVRVAADYGAFVMLERPASGGPTMGFQQVPEPRPGKNRVHTDFVASDREAEVRRLVGLGATELDRQTQPGLAWTVLSDPEGNEFCVAERDVG; translated from the coding sequence ATGGCACTCGAACTGGGCATGATCACCGTCGACTGCGCCGACCCGCGCGGTTTGGCGGCCTTCTGGACGGCTGCGCTGGGCGTACGGGTCGCAGCCGACTACGGGGCGTTCGTGATGCTCGAACGCCCCGCCTCGGGCGGACCGACGATGGGATTCCAGCAGGTCCCGGAACCGCGCCCGGGCAAGAACCGGGTGCACACAGACTTCGTCGCCTCCGACCGGGAAGCAGAGGTACGCCGGCTGGTCGGACTCGGCGCCACGGAACTGGACCGGCAAACCCAGCCCGGCCTCGCGTGGACGGTGCTGTCCGACCCGGAAGGCAACGAGTTCTGCGTCGCCGAGCGGGACGTCGGCTGA
- the yaaA gene encoding peroxide stress protein YaaA, producing MLVLLPPSETKADGGKGAPLDLDALSFPELNPVRAKLADALVELARDVPASLAALGISARQADEVTRNAQLWTSPTMPALRRYTGVLYDALDVRGFTRAALDKAQRRLAVTSALFGAVSAVDPIPAYRLSGGTTVPALGTVRGLWKPVLEPVLRDVEGLVVDLRSGSYAAFAKLRQDAVTVRVVTEDAHGNRTTVSHFNKAYKGRLAAVLATTRSEPSTVDQLARVASKAGLTVERTGEHALELLTGD from the coding sequence GTGCTGGTGCTCCTCCCTCCCTCCGAGACCAAGGCCGACGGCGGCAAAGGCGCTCCGCTGGACCTCGACGCCCTGTCGTTCCCCGAGCTGAATCCGGTGCGGGCCAAGCTCGCCGACGCGCTGGTCGAGCTGGCCCGGGACGTTCCCGCGAGCCTGGCCGCGCTCGGCATCTCGGCCCGGCAGGCCGACGAAGTCACCCGCAACGCGCAGCTGTGGACCTCGCCCACGATGCCGGCGCTGCGCCGCTACACCGGCGTGCTCTACGACGCGCTCGACGTGCGCGGTTTCACCCGCGCGGCGCTCGACAAGGCACAGCGGCGGCTCGCCGTCACCTCCGCGCTGTTCGGGGCGGTCTCGGCAGTCGACCCGATCCCCGCCTACCGGCTTTCCGGCGGCACCACGGTGCCTGCGCTGGGAACCGTGCGGGGGCTGTGGAAGCCGGTGCTGGAACCGGTGCTGCGCGACGTCGAAGGCTTGGTGGTCGACCTGCGCTCGGGCAGCTACGCGGCCTTCGCGAAACTGCGCCAGGACGCGGTCACGGTGCGCGTGGTCACCGAGGACGCGCACGGCAACCGCACCACAGTCAGTCACTTCAACAAGGCCTACAAGGGACGGCTGGCCGCGGTGCTCGCCACCACCCGCAGCGAGCCGTCCACTGTGGACCAGCTGGCCCGGGTGGCGTCGAAGGCAGGCCTCACCGTCGAACGCACCGGCGAACACGCACTGGAACTCCTGACCGGAGACTGA